Proteins co-encoded in one Bacteroidales bacterium genomic window:
- a CDS encoding Arc family DNA-binding protein — MSEKKNETKAFVLRIDAEKLAAIEKWAQDEFRSTNGQILWILDQALKKGKRIKK, encoded by the coding sequence ATGTCTGAAAAGAAAAACGAAACAAAAGCATTTGTATTGCGAATAGATGCAGAAAAATTAGCAGCTATTGAGAAGTGGGCGCAAGATGAATTTCGCAGCACTAATGGGCAGATTTTGTGGATACTTGATCAAGCTTTAAAAAAAGGAAAAAGGATAAAAAAGTAA
- the queF gene encoding preQ(1) synthase has translation MNKQTENLTLLGNKTEYKQDYTPEVLETFINQHQANDYWVSFNCPEFTSLCPITGQPDFATIHIDYIPDVKMVESKSLKLYLFGFRNHGAFHEDCVNIIMKDLIKLMDPKYIEVKGIFTPRGGISIYPYCNYGKPNTQYEQMARMRVHNYKTV, from the coding sequence ATGAATAAACAAACTGAAAACTTAACGTTATTAGGAAACAAAACCGAATACAAACAAGATTATACACCGGAAGTTTTAGAAACATTTATTAATCAACATCAAGCAAACGATTACTGGGTTAGTTTCAACTGTCCCGAATTTACAAGCCTATGTCCGATCACCGGTCAACCCGATTTTGCAACAATTCATATTGATTATATCCCCGATGTTAAAATGGTTGAAAGTAAAAGTTTGAAATTATACCTTTTCGGATTCAGAAATCACGGAGCTTTTCATGAAGACTGCGTAAATATCATCATGAAAGACTTAATAAAACTGATGGATCCAAAATATATTGAAGTTAAAGGAATTTTCACTCCGCGCGGCGGTATCAGTATTTACCCTTACTGTAATTACGGAAAACCAAACACTCAATATGAACAAATGGCAAGGATGAGAGTTCATAATTACAAGACGGTATAA
- a CDS encoding alpha/beta hydrolase, which translates to MKNVTKIILLVLGIILSIFIILIFVIRINSPGRLNPLTDNNGKVIEGSLTEKNGLQIGHIKQGFFIRSENPDNPVILFLHGGPGSPELPMIEVSEKNNRLEKYFTVCYWDQRAAGMTYSKDIDTADITVSQFVEDTREITEYLINRFGKEKIYIMGHSWGSYLGIKVVEKYPEYYHAFIGIGQVTNQHLSEQLAYHYMMEHAKAINDKKVIKALNKYDPNAKDFPTQKYLISTRTSSMNKYGIGITHNNFSMRTFVKDLVKFKGYTLSEKVRYAKGSIFSLKHVFYYVINDNLFESSTLFEVPIYIIHGLYDYQVSYKLAKEWINFIEAPDRELYTFENSAHSPNTEEPEKFVEVVREIFEKNKIE; encoded by the coding sequence ATGAAAAATGTCACAAAAATAATTCTGTTAGTATTAGGAATAATTCTATCAATATTCATAATTCTAATCTTTGTAATCCGCATCAATAGTCCGGGAAGATTAAACCCTCTTACGGATAATAACGGAAAGGTAATTGAAGGTTCATTAACTGAAAAAAACGGGTTACAAATCGGTCATATAAAACAAGGATTTTTCATAAGAAGTGAAAATCCCGATAATCCTGTAATTCTTTTTCTACACGGTGGACCGGGAAGTCCGGAGTTACCTATGATTGAAGTTAGCGAAAAAAACAATCGCCTTGAAAAATATTTCACGGTTTGTTATTGGGATCAACGTGCAGCGGGAATGACTTACAGCAAAGATATAGACACTGCAGACATTACTGTTTCTCAATTCGTTGAAGACACTCGCGAGATAACAGAATACCTGATAAATCGTTTCGGCAAAGAAAAGATTTACATTATGGGACATTCCTGGGGTTCCTATCTGGGCATTAAGGTTGTAGAGAAATATCCGGAATATTATCATGCTTTCATCGGAATCGGACAAGTTACAAACCAACATCTTTCCGAACAACTTGCGTATCATTATATGATGGAACATGCAAAAGCAATTAACGATAAGAAAGTTATTAAGGCCTTAAACAAATATGATCCCAACGCAAAGGATTTTCCGACTCAGAAATATCTTATCAGCACCCGAACGAGCAGCATGAACAAATACGGAATCGGAATCACACACAACAATTTTTCCATGAGAACTTTTGTAAAAGACCTTGTAAAATTTAAAGGTTACACTTTGTCCGAAAAGGTAAGATACGCCAAAGGAAGCATATTTTCATTGAAACATGTTTTTTATTATGTAATAAATGATAATCTTTTTGAATCTTCCACACTTTTTGAAGTCCCTATTTATATAATTCACGGATTATATGACTATCAGGTTTCATATAAATTGGCAAAAGAATGGATTAATTTTATTGAAGCACCTGACAGGGAATTATACACTTTTGAAAATTCTGCCCATTCGCCAAATACAGAAGAACCGGAAAAGTTTGTTGAAGTAGTAAGAGAAATCTTTGAAAAAAATAAAATAGAGTAA
- a CDS encoding T9SS type A sorting domain-containing protein, which produces MKSLISRLFILTKYLLMIMGHPILKKTVFIFFALVLSNSLFAIKYYVKPAGNNSNDGLSWATAKANIAGALTPAINGDTIFVAVGTYTSSAGIAMKNGVSVYGGFIGIESSLTERPAMSYGVNDYGQSSMLIGSASYVVDMQFNYNSLVTLDGFTIQALGSSGIIFSSNTKVFNCTIFEASVSGLRIYDPVSSIVNCTIENCIIKNNGTRTNSNSYNGGGIYMYNATATFIDCIINGNYGQAGAGVFVNNSSSAIFRTCSIINNEGYSSGGIEIYGTVNLINCFIMNNRAWHNLANYPSDVVGGIYNAGSTTITGCIIANNTATSTHSTGANAIGGIFCTSEATILDIINSNIVNNLAETNYSIYAGGISCSNKTYLTDCILWGNKKDTQFSQLYSSPSIVNYTAIQGTLYTGVGNINLMADNTGSETGSFYPYFITPSPIVGCGVNSADSLQVMQSNWSLSIGSACINMGIPNTSGLNLPETDIYYNPRIFNERIDIGAAEYSYLSQLIEWDQTLNFSVNDGSAELTATATSGLPVTYMSSNTDIATVSNNILTFHNVGEAIITAIQGGNELYEPAPDVNKPLTVTNLTSQTIIWNQDLQAFVGDTPITLTAMATSGLPVSYSSDNTDVGIINGDLLYIVGTGIATITAIQSGDANYSPAPEVNKPLTVSKQDQVIIWNQDLQAIVGDAPITLTAMATSGLSVSYSSDNNSVGIVNNDLLYIVGPGIATITAIQSGNGNYNPAADIEKELLVNNVGIEDFDANIEINLYPNPTEGELYIENQKLNIKNIDVFDITGRKLSFHNYINSSTYYKIDISDLTSGTYFIKISTDSGETIKKVVKK; this is translated from the coding sequence ATGAAAAGTTTAATATCAAGATTATTTATTTTGACTAAATATTTATTAATGATTATGGGACATCCTATCTTAAAAAAAACAGTTTTCATATTTTTTGCGTTAGTTCTATCTAATTCACTTTTTGCGATAAAATATTATGTTAAACCTGCCGGAAATAATTCTAATGACGGATTAAGCTGGGCTACTGCGAAAGCCAATATTGCCGGTGCACTTACTCCTGCGATTAATGGAGATACTATATTTGTGGCTGTGGGAACCTATACTTCTTCTGCCGGTATTGCCATGAAGAACGGGGTTTCGGTATATGGAGGGTTTATTGGAATTGAATCGAGCCTTACTGAACGTCCAGCAATGAGTTATGGAGTAAATGATTATGGGCAATCTTCAATGTTGATTGGTTCTGCAAGTTATGTTGTAGATATGCAATTTAATTATAATAGCCTTGTTACTTTAGATGGTTTTACAATACAAGCCTTAGGTAGTTCGGGAATTATTTTTTCAAGTAATACAAAAGTATTTAATTGTACAATATTTGAAGCCAGTGTGTCTGGATTAAGGATTTATGATCCGGTTTCATCGATTGTAAATTGTACAATAGAAAATTGTATTATAAAAAATAATGGAACACGTACTAATAGTAATAGTTATAATGGAGGCGGTATTTACATGTATAATGCAACGGCAACATTTATAGATTGTATTATAAATGGTAATTATGGTCAGGCCGGAGCAGGTGTATTTGTAAATAATAGTTCTTCGGCTATTTTTAGAACATGTTCCATAATCAACAATGAGGGATATAGTAGCGGTGGAATAGAAATTTATGGCACAGTTAATTTAATAAACTGCTTCATTATGAATAATAGGGCTTGGCATAATTTGGCAAATTATCCTTCAGATGTTGTTGGAGGAATTTATAATGCCGGAAGTACTACGATTACGGGTTGCATTATAGCTAATAATACGGCTACAAGTACACATAGTACCGGAGCTAATGCTATCGGAGGAATATTTTGTACAAGCGAAGCAACTATACTGGATATTATTAATTCCAATATTGTTAATAATTTAGCGGAAACAAATTATAGTATTTATGCGGGTGGTATTTCTTGTTCCAATAAAACTTATTTAACAGATTGTATATTATGGGGCAATAAAAAAGATACTCAATTTTCGCAACTTTATAGTTCGCCGAGCATAGTAAATTATACAGCAATACAGGGAACGCTTTATACCGGTGTTGGTAATATTAACTTAATGGCTGATAATACCGGTAGTGAAACCGGTAGTTTTTACCCATATTTTATAACTCCATCTCCAATTGTGGGTTGCGGAGTCAATAGTGCCGATAGTTTACAAGTAATGCAATCAAATTGGTCTTTGTCAATTGGTTCTGCATGTATCAATATGGGAATACCGAATACTTCGGGATTAAATCTTCCGGAAACTGATATTTATTATAATCCTCGCATTTTTAACGAAAGAATCGATATTGGTGCTGCTGAATATTCTTATTTATCTCAATTAATTGAATGGGATCAAACTTTAAATTTTTCCGTAAATGATGGTAGTGCGGAATTAACTGCAACTGCTACCAGCGGATTGCCCGTGACTTATATGTCAAGCAATACTGATATTGCAACTGTAAGCAATAATATTTTAACTTTTCATAATGTTGGCGAGGCTATAATTACTGCTATACAGGGAGGTAATGAATTATACGAACCGGCACCGGATGTAAATAAGCCTCTTACGGTAACTAATTTGACAAGTCAAACGATTATTTGGAATCAGGATTTACAAGCTTTTGTAGGAGATACTCCGATAACGCTTACGGCAATGGCAACCAGCGGGCTTCCTGTGAGTTATAGTTCCGATAACACTGATGTGGGAATCATCAATGGAGATTTACTCTATATTGTAGGCACCGGAATAGCAACTATTACTGCTATACAGAGTGGAGATGCAAATTATAGTCCGGCACCGGAAGTAAATAAACCACTTACTGTAAGCAAGCAGGATCAGGTTATAATTTGGAATCAGGACCTGCAAGCTATTGTAGGAGATGCTCCGATAACGCTTACGGCAATGGCAACCAGCGGACTTTCTGTTAGTTATAGTTCGGATAACAATAGTGTTGGAATCGTTAATAATGATTTACTCTATATCGTAGGTCCCGGAATAGCAACTATTACTGCTATACAGAGCGGTAACGGCAACTATAACCCTGCTGCGGATATTGAAAAGGAATTGCTTGTAAATAATGTAGGCATAGAAGATTTTGATGCAAATATCGAAATCAACCTTTATCCGAATCCTACTGAAGGCGAATTGTACATCGAAAATCAAAAATTAAATATTAAGAATATTGATGTTTTTGATATTACAGGAAGAAAATTATCTTTTCATAATTATATTAATTCATCAACTTATTATAAAATTGATATCTCAGATCTAACTTCCGGTACTTATTTTATAAAAATAAGTACCGATTCGGGCGAAACAATAAAAAAAGTAGTGAAGAAATAG
- the queC gene encoding 7-cyano-7-deazaguanine synthase QueC, which translates to MKTNHSALVLFSGGQDSTTCLFWAKKHFDNVMALCFSYGQKHSIEIEIAKKIAQTAEIPIRITDASFIGKISESSLTNDEIIMDNKKPKNSYPNTFVPGRNLFFLSLGAVVAHSHGIHNLITGVSQADYSGYPDCRENFIKSANETLNLAMDEHFTIHTPLMHLNKADIWALADELNILNIIKNETLTCYRGIIAEGCGNCPACTLRNAGWKKFQETKKF; encoded by the coding sequence ATGAAAACCAATCATTCCGCACTTGTATTGTTTTCCGGAGGGCAAGATTCTACAACTTGTTTGTTTTGGGCAAAAAAGCATTTTGATAATGTTATGGCTTTATGCTTTTCATACGGACAAAAACATTCTATTGAAATAGAAATAGCAAAAAAAATTGCACAAACAGCGGAAATTCCGATTCGGATTACGGACGCTTCGTTTATAGGTAAGATTTCGGAAAGTTCTTTGACGAATGATGAAATTATTATGGACAACAAAAAACCTAAAAATTCTTACCCTAATACTTTTGTTCCGGGACGAAATTTATTCTTTCTAAGTTTAGGAGCCGTAGTAGCTCACTCTCACGGAATACACAATTTGATAACAGGCGTCTCTCAAGCAGATTACTCCGGATATCCGGACTGCAGAGAAAACTTTATTAAATCCGCCAATGAAACCCTGAATCTTGCAATGGATGAACATTTCACAATTCACACACCTCTTATGCATTTGAACAAAGCCGATATTTGGGCTTTAGCCGATGAATTAAACATTTTGAATATCATTAAAAACGAAACCCTCACTTGTTACAGAGGAATTATTGCCGAAGGATGCGGAAATTGTCCGGCTTGTACTCTGAGGAATGCCGGATGGAAAAAATTTCAAGAAACAAAAAAATTCTAA
- a CDS encoding glycosyltransferase: MLNNIEYHERNTANNTFSILIPSWNNLSYLQLCIKSIQKHSHFSHQIIVIVNEGSDGTLKWIENQKEIDYIYSNENLGICYALNSCRKLIKTEYVVYVNDDMYFLPDWDKVLFDEIKGIGHNKFMLSATMIEAKGNNPAVIIADYGTDIISFREEELLKEYKTLYKEDWSGSTWPPNILHIDSWDLIGGMSIEFSPGMYSDPDLSRKLWETGVKIFKGKGNSVVYHFGCKSTKRIKKNNGRQMFILKWGISSKTFMKDYLHIGKEAMEILPEKHLSKTERLIQKIKRIRAGFQKTKHH; this comes from the coding sequence ATGCTTAACAATATTGAATATCACGAACGAAATACTGCTAATAACACCTTTTCAATTCTAATTCCATCATGGAATAACCTTTCTTATTTACAACTTTGCATCAAAAGTATTCAAAAGCATTCTCATTTTTCTCATCAAATAATTGTTATAGTAAATGAAGGAAGTGACGGAACTTTGAAATGGATTGAAAATCAGAAAGAAATTGATTATATTTATTCAAATGAGAATCTTGGTATTTGTTACGCACTTAATAGTTGTCGAAAGTTAATAAAAACGGAATACGTTGTTTATGTAAATGACGATATGTATTTTCTTCCTGATTGGGATAAAGTTTTATTTGACGAGATAAAAGGAATCGGGCATAACAAGTTTATGCTTTCGGCCACTATGATTGAAGCAAAAGGTAATAATCCTGCCGTAATTATTGCAGATTACGGAACTGATATTATCTCTTTTCGCGAGGAAGAATTGCTGAAGGAATATAAAACTCTATACAAAGAAGATTGGAGCGGAAGCACTTGGCCACCAAACATTTTACATATAGATTCATGGGATTTAATCGGAGGAATGAGTATTGAATTCAGTCCGGGAATGTACTCGGATCCCGATCTATCACGTAAATTATGGGAAACAGGTGTAAAAATATTTAAAGGAAAAGGCAATAGTGTAGTTTATCATTTCGGATGTAAATCAACGAAACGAATTAAAAAAAATAACGGCAGACAAATGTTTATACTAAAATGGGGTATTTCTTCAAAAACCTTCATGAAAGATTATCTTCACATCGGGAAAGAAGCCATGGAAATCTTGCCGGAGAAACATCTGTCAAAAACAGAGAGATTAATACAAAAAATAAAAAGAATAAGAGCCGGTTTCCAGAAAACCAAGCATCATTAA
- a CDS encoding SPFH domain-containing protein gives MMDKEMKFKGVTINGLLMVFIELLLLVAAIVCFIQVDKSNSELWFIPGFALILLFLFFTLGYVLIEPNEACVLLFFGVYKGTIKNNGFFWLNPLYKKKKISQRICNLDTDPIKVNDKIGNPIMIGLVLVWKIEDTYKIMFDIENDGKSRFAYEQFVKVQSDAALRRVAGMYPYDNLDEEHDHSATLRSSSDEVNDKLELELIDRLAMAGIKVVEARINYLAYASEIASAMLRRQQASAIIAAREKIVEGAVSMVEMALQKLSEKDVISLDEDKKASMVSNLMVVLCADEAAQPIINAGTLY, from the coding sequence ATTATGGATAAAGAAATGAAATTCAAGGGTGTAACTATTAACGGATTATTAATGGTATTCATCGAATTGTTGTTATTAGTGGCAGCAATAGTATGTTTTATTCAAGTTGACAAAAGCAATAGCGAATTGTGGTTTATTCCGGGGTTTGCATTAATTCTTTTATTCCTCTTTTTTACTCTAGGTTATGTTTTAATTGAACCTAATGAAGCCTGCGTGCTTCTATTTTTCGGAGTTTATAAAGGGACTATTAAGAATAATGGATTTTTTTGGTTAAATCCTTTATACAAAAAGAAAAAAATCTCACAGAGAATTTGTAATCTTGATACAGACCCGATAAAAGTCAATGATAAGATAGGAAATCCTATTATGATCGGATTGGTTTTGGTTTGGAAAATCGAAGATACTTATAAGATTATGTTTGATATTGAAAATGACGGTAAAAGCAGGTTTGCTTATGAGCAATTTGTTAAAGTTCAGAGTGATGCGGCCTTAAGAAGAGTTGCCGGAATGTATCCTTACGATAATCTTGACGAAGAACACGATCATTCTGCAACATTACGCTCCAGCAGCGATGAAGTAAATGATAAATTGGAACTTGAATTAATTGACCGATTAGCAATGGCAGGAATAAAAGTTGTGGAAGCACGAATCAATTATTTGGCTTATGCCTCTGAAATTGCCAGCGCAATGCTTCGCCGTCAACAAGCATCAGCAATTATAGCCGCTCGCGAAAAGATTGTCGAAGGTGCTGTAAGCATGGTTGAAATGGCATTACAAAAATTATCGGAAAAAGATGTAATCTCTCTTGATGAAGATAAAAAAGCGAGTATGGTAAGTAATTTAATGGTTGTTTTATGTGCAGATGAAGCCGCACAACCTATCATCAACGCAGGAACCTTGTATTAA
- a CDS encoding DUF3788 domain-containing protein, translating into MNTENQIKLLSNPEIEPTNEVIENVLGKNIFEIYTDILNTISKLDIQYEWRYYNDGKSWLFKATYKKKTVFWLSLWEGLIKTSFYFTEKNRQGISELSINKEIKENFNKVKTIGKLIPLIIDINKKEQLKDFEVIVKYKMSLK; encoded by the coding sequence ATGAACACTGAAAATCAAATTAAACTTCTGAGCAATCCCGAAATTGAACCTACAAATGAGGTTATTGAAAATGTTTTAGGAAAAAATATTTTCGAAATTTATACAGACATACTCAATACTATTTCAAAACTTGACATTCAGTACGAATGGAGATATTATAATGACGGAAAGTCATGGCTTTTCAAAGCAACATACAAAAAGAAAACCGTTTTCTGGCTTTCGCTTTGGGAAGGATTAATTAAAACAAGTTTTTATTTCACAGAGAAAAACCGTCAAGGAATTTCCGAATTGTCAATAAACAAGGAAATCAAGGAAAATTTCAACAAAGTAAAAACCATCGGAAAACTAATTCCTTTAATTATTGATATTAATAAAAAGGAGCAGTTGAAAGATTTTGAAGTGATTGTGAAATATAAAATGAGTTTGAAATAA
- a CDS encoding tRNA-binding protein encodes MENLINWDDFTKVEMRVGTIINAEIFKEAKKSAYKITIDFGEFGIRKSSAQITKLYTPNEIIGKQVIAVVNFPVKQIANIKSECLILGAVNEDEVTLLTPDKKVKNGLRIG; translated from the coding sequence ATGGAAAATTTAATTAATTGGGATGATTTCACCAAAGTCGAAATGCGTGTCGGAACGATTATTAATGCGGAAATATTTAAAGAAGCAAAAAAATCTGCTTACAAAATTACTATCGACTTTGGTGAGTTCGGGATACGTAAATCTTCGGCACAAATAACAAAACTTTACACTCCGAACGAAATAATAGGCAAGCAAGTAATTGCAGTAGTAAATTTTCCTGTAAAACAAATTGCCAATATAAAAAGCGAATGCCTCATTCTCGGTGCAGTAAATGAAGATGAAGTTACATTGCTAACCCCTGATAAAAAAGTAAAAAACGGATTAAGAATCGGATAA
- a CDS encoding VOC family protein, producing the protein MRFSNVRLLVKDFKKCFKFYSEQIGLEPVWGDEDDCYASFKVADGIEGFALFLSDFMAPAVGNSDKTQPTGYREKMMVSFEVDNVDEAYQTLLKKGVDFINTPTDMPDWGMRTVHLRDPEENLIELFTPLATE; encoded by the coding sequence ATGCGCTTTAGTAATGTAAGATTATTAGTCAAAGATTTTAAGAAATGTTTCAAATTTTATTCCGAACAGATTGGTTTAGAACCTGTTTGGGGAGATGAAGACGACTGTTACGCAAGTTTCAAAGTTGCTGACGGCATTGAAGGATTTGCTTTGTTTCTTTCTGATTTTATGGCTCCTGCTGTAGGTAATTCAGATAAAACTCAACCTACAGGATATAGAGAAAAAATGATGGTTTCTTTCGAAGTAGATAATGTTGATGAGGCCTATCAAACTCTTCTGAAGAAAGGAGTCGATTTTATTAATACGCCAACCGATATGCCGGATTGGGGAATGCGAACCGTTCACTTGCGGGACCCTGAAGAAAATTTAATTGAATTATTTACGCCATTAGCTACGGAATAA